The following are encoded together in the Culex pipiens pallens isolate TS chromosome 1, TS_CPP_V2, whole genome shotgun sequence genome:
- the LOC120428851 gene encoding uncharacterized protein LOC120428851 — protein sequence MYFKKVVSILVICVVAGSALAEESKPEVAPENVLNELSWSCANNASCVTRLARKVVQKLATRKPVDFGAFAIEPVERIPLTVEGRSSRALDFLSGNAVKFPIGPMVFNIERSADYPNFIEVSLLRKADGAPGARGKTRKHMRFFVPAFLVFSQIGWYALAIAGVKLLAIKAFLVAKIALIVVAMMTFKKLMEPVAVLPSPYFDHQEPFLMPYSMDFHHGFPGAGHDMYPIGHLGHHDGPSALHAAEGGLGAASNVNAVVDTNQAADKSATVGGSSSGTSSVSGGASAAASSNDRHHFPGGKIKRQDFYPVPQTGKYY from the exons ATGTATTTCAAGAAAGTGGTGTCGATCCTGGTCATCTGCGTGGTGGCCGGAAGTGCCCTCGCCGAGGAGAGCAAGCCGGAGGTCGCGCCGGAGAACGTCCTGAACGAGCTGAGCTGGTCCTGCGCCAACAACGCGTCCTGCGTGACCCGGCTGGCCCGTAAGGTCGTGCAGAAGCTGGCCACCCGCAAACCGGTCGACTTTGGAGCGTTCGCCATCGAACCCGTGGAGCGAATCCCGCTGACCGTCGAGGGACGCTCGTCCCGCGCCCTGGACTTCCTCAGCGGCAACGCCGTCAAGTTCCCGATCGGACCGATGGTCTTCAACATCGAACGCTCCGCCGACTATCCGAACTTCATCGAGGTGTCGCTGCTCAGAAAGGCCGATG GAGCCCCGGGAGCCCGAGGCAAGACCCGTAAGCACATGCGCTTCTTCGTGCCCGCATTCCTGGTCTTCAGCCAGATCGGCTGGTACGCGCTCGCCATCGCCGGAGTCAAGTTGCTAGCGATTAAGGCCTTCTTGGTCGCCAAAATTGCCCTTATTGTCGTAGCAATGATGACCTTCAAGAAACTCATGGAACCAGTTGC CGTTTTGCCGTCGCCGTACTTCGACCATCAGGAGCCGTTCCTGATGCCATACAGCATGGACTTCCACCACGGATTccccggcgccggccacgacatGTACCCGATCGGACACCTCGGCCACCACGACGGACCGTCCGCCCTGCACGCCGCCGAAGGAGGCCTCGGCGCGGCCAGCAACGTGAACGCCGTCGTCGACACGAACCAGGCCGCGGACAAGTCGGCCACGGTCGGTGGATCCAGCAGCGGCACCAGCAGCGTGTCCGGTGGTGCCTCGGCAGCTGCGTCCTCGAACGACCGTCACCACTTCCCGGGCGGCAAAATCAAGCGGCAGGACTTTTACCCGGTGCCCCAAACCGGCAAGTACTACTGA